In the Marinomonas algicola genome, one interval contains:
- a CDS encoding Na+/H+ antiporter NhaC family protein encodes MTSKSPLALLPLLLFLALFVGSGLWYQSQGVDFAFYQISAPVAILPAIALAILLGKGQFEKRIDTFIQGVGDNTIITMILIYLLAGAFASVAKSVGGVDATVNFGLSIVPPSLLLPGLFVITAFVATSMGTSMGTIAAIAPIAIGVSEAADLPLLLTVGTVIGGAMFGDNLSIISDTTIAATRTQGCDMRDKFRMNFKIALPAACITLVWLFFQSSHAQITDIKEYELIRVLPYVAVLGLAVAGVNVILVLFSGIVLAGLIGLTMQADYSVASWSSDIYAGYTGMQEILILSLFIGGLGALMKSQGGLNWLVTCIERIASTFGAKEGSTRAGELSISASVALTNLCTANNTISILINGSVAKDIAERYKVDPKRSASLLDIFSCVVQGILPYGAQILLASSLAKVSPLELVGYVQYSWLLAVAALLSIVIRWPKTA; translated from the coding sequence ATGACTTCTAAATCTCCTTTGGCACTACTGCCATTATTACTTTTTCTTGCTCTTTTCGTAGGTAGCGGTCTTTGGTATCAATCTCAAGGGGTAGACTTCGCTTTTTATCAGATATCCGCACCTGTGGCTATTTTACCCGCCATTGCTTTGGCCATACTACTGGGCAAAGGTCAGTTTGAGAAACGCATTGACACCTTTATTCAGGGTGTTGGTGATAACACCATTATTACCATGATCTTGATTTATCTCTTAGCCGGTGCATTTGCTAGCGTCGCTAAGAGTGTTGGCGGTGTGGATGCGACCGTTAACTTTGGCTTAAGCATAGTACCACCGTCATTGTTATTACCTGGTCTGTTTGTCATAACGGCATTTGTTGCTACGTCTATGGGAACCTCTATGGGCACTATTGCGGCCATAGCCCCCATTGCCATTGGTGTTTCGGAAGCCGCAGATCTACCTCTGTTATTAACAGTAGGTACTGTCATAGGCGGCGCTATGTTCGGTGATAATCTATCCATTATTTCAGACACAACCATCGCCGCAACCCGAACCCAAGGATGCGATATGCGCGATAAGTTCCGCATGAACTTTAAAATTGCCTTACCGGCTGCCTGCATTACTTTAGTTTGGTTGTTCTTTCAAAGCAGTCATGCTCAGATTACCGACATTAAAGAGTACGAACTCATTCGCGTTTTGCCTTATGTGGCCGTATTAGGTTTAGCCGTCGCGGGTGTTAATGTCATTTTGGTCTTGTTCAGTGGCATCGTGTTAGCTGGACTAATTGGTTTAACGATGCAAGCAGATTATTCTGTCGCTTCTTGGTCTTCAGATATTTACGCTGGCTATACTGGCATGCAGGAAATTTTAATTCTCTCTTTATTCATCGGAGGGCTGGGCGCACTAATGAAGTCACAAGGTGGCCTGAATTGGTTGGTGACTTGTATCGAGCGTATTGCGAGCACGTTCGGCGCCAAAGAAGGCTCTACAAGAGCAGGAGAGTTGAGCATAAGTGCTTCTGTGGCATTAACCAATCTTTGCACCGCCAACAACACCATTTCAATTCTAATAAACGGTTCGGTTGCTAAAGACATCGCCGAACGATACAAGGTTGACCCGAAGCGCAGTGCCAGCCTATTGGATATTTTTTCTTGTGTAGTACAAGGCATTTTGCCATATGGTGCGCAAATATTATTAGCCTCATCTTTGGCAAAAGTATCGCCGTTAGAACTAGTTGGTTACGTTCAATACAGCTGGTTATTAGCCGTAGCGGCTTTACTATCCATTGTAATTCGTTGGCCAAAAACAGCGTAA
- a CDS encoding sodium-dependent transporter: MQEKHSIHGFWASRWIFILAAVGSAVGLGNIWKFPYITGENGGGAFVLVYLVCILCVGVPIMMSEVFIGRRARKSPINALHDIAEESGKTTNWSLVGMMGMLSGVMIFSFYSVVAGWVLHYIAEMAKGTFVGISSDAAGATFDQLLASPGTMLFWHTLFAIMTTIIVIGGVNKGLERATRIMMPALFVLLIILLIYAMTLEGFSQGWDFMFHFDPSELSWDAVLVALGHSFFTLSLGMGTIMAYGAYMPKKASVTGTVFAIAALDTVVALVAGLAIFPIIFTNGMDPSAGPGLMFVSLPVAFGQMPGGQLFGLLFFVLVGVAAWTSAISLLEPTVAFLVEKFKLSRIKASVSLGLLVWALGISCLLAFNEWSDFTPFGKNMFDLLDYATANIMLPLGGIFVSLFAGWAVLPKYSFDELGISEKAHSVWLFVSRFIAPIAVSIVFYLNL; this comes from the coding sequence ATGCAAGAGAAACACTCTATTCATGGCTTTTGGGCGAGCCGATGGATCTTTATCTTAGCCGCCGTAGGTTCCGCCGTAGGGCTAGGTAATATTTGGAAATTTCCGTACATCACAGGTGAAAACGGAGGGGGGGCTTTTGTCCTCGTTTACCTAGTGTGTATTTTATGTGTTGGTGTTCCTATCATGATGTCAGAGGTTTTTATTGGTCGCCGCGCCCGTAAAAGCCCAATAAATGCGCTGCATGATATCGCTGAAGAGTCAGGCAAAACGACAAACTGGTCTTTGGTCGGTATGATGGGCATGCTCTCCGGCGTGATGATTTTTTCTTTCTATTCTGTGGTCGCTGGCTGGGTTCTCCACTATATTGCCGAAATGGCAAAAGGCACGTTTGTCGGTATTTCATCTGATGCCGCCGGAGCAACCTTTGATCAGCTGCTTGCCAGTCCAGGTACCATGTTATTCTGGCACACCCTTTTCGCTATTATGACCACCATCATTGTGATTGGCGGTGTTAACAAGGGCTTAGAGCGTGCGACTCGCATTATGATGCCAGCCTTGTTTGTGTTGTTAATCATCCTACTCATTTATGCAATGACCTTAGAGGGATTCTCTCAAGGGTGGGACTTTATGTTTCACTTTGACCCTTCTGAGTTGTCTTGGGATGCTGTTTTAGTCGCCCTTGGTCATTCGTTCTTTACCTTATCCCTAGGTATGGGGACCATTATGGCTTATGGTGCCTACATGCCAAAAAAAGCGTCTGTAACGGGTACGGTATTCGCTATTGCTGCACTTGATACTGTCGTTGCTCTTGTGGCTGGGTTGGCCATTTTTCCAATCATTTTCACCAATGGGATGGATCCAAGTGCAGGCCCGGGCTTAATGTTTGTGAGCTTACCTGTCGCTTTTGGCCAAATGCCAGGAGGTCAACTTTTTGGCTTGTTATTCTTTGTTCTCGTTGGTGTAGCCGCTTGGACATCGGCTATTTCACTGTTAGAACCTACGGTTGCATTCTTAGTAGAAAAGTTCAAACTAAGCCGTATAAAAGCCTCAGTTTCTTTAGGTTTACTGGTCTGGGCACTCGGTATCAGTTGTTTATTAGCTTTCAATGAATGGTCTGATTTTACACCTTTCGGCAAAAACATGTTTGATCTATTAGATTACGCAACCGCGAATATCATGCTGCCATTAGGTGGTATTTTTGTTTCTTTATTCGCTGGTTGGGCGGTACTGCCTAAATACAGTTTCGACGAGTTGGGCATTAGCGAAAAAGCGCACAGTGTGTGGTTGTTCGTATCACGTTTTATTGCCCCCATTGCGGTTTCTATCGTGTTTTACTTGAACCTGTAG
- a CDS encoding TIGR01777 family oxidoreductase, whose protein sequence is MKVLITGGSGLIGSHFIAQRHDDDITVLTRNVTQTKNKLGDEHRYITDLDAFNNLDEFDIVINLAGEPIANKRWSDSQKKRIESSRWSLTQKLVDLLKAGSNPPNLFISGSAIGFYGKQGEHVIDEDFVATHDDFSHRLCARWESIAQQAESEKTRVCIIRTGIVLSKQGGALEKMRVPFKLGVGGPIGSGTQYMSWIHLDDMLRGIVYLIHNTECSGVYNFTAPEPVTNDEFSREFAASLKRPCFFRVPAFVMSAMMGEMSTLVLDGQKVIPNRLQESGYRFLYPDIWRAFQSLTHS, encoded by the coding sequence ATGAAAGTACTGATTACAGGCGGTTCTGGGTTAATAGGCTCTCATTTCATTGCGCAACGGCATGATGACGACATCACAGTATTAACTCGTAATGTGACGCAAACCAAAAACAAGCTGGGTGATGAACACCGTTATATTACTGATCTGGATGCGTTTAATAATCTGGATGAATTTGACATTGTGATCAATCTTGCAGGCGAACCCATCGCCAATAAGCGTTGGTCTGATTCGCAAAAAAAACGGATAGAAAGCAGTCGATGGAGTCTTACCCAAAAGCTGGTTGATCTACTGAAAGCAGGGAGCAACCCTCCTAACCTCTTTATTAGTGGTTCTGCGATTGGTTTCTATGGCAAGCAAGGTGAGCATGTTATTGATGAAGATTTTGTGGCCACACATGATGATTTTAGTCATCGCTTGTGCGCGCGTTGGGAATCCATTGCTCAGCAAGCTGAGTCGGAGAAAACCCGTGTCTGCATTATTCGAACTGGTATTGTATTGAGTAAGCAGGGCGGTGCATTGGAAAAAATGCGGGTACCCTTTAAATTGGGAGTAGGTGGGCCGATTGGGAGTGGTACACAATATATGTCATGGATACACCTAGACGATATGTTGCGAGGCATTGTTTATCTTATTCATAATACTGAGTGCTCAGGTGTGTACAACTTTACGGCACCAGAGCCTGTAACCAACGATGAGTTTAGTCGAGAATTTGCCGCTTCTTTGAAGCGACCTTGCTTTTTTAGAGTACCGGCCTTTGTTATGAGCGCCATGATGGGAGAAATGTCGACCTTGGTGTTAGATGGTCAGAAGGTTATTCCAAACCGTTTGCAAGAAAGTGGTTATCGATTTTTGTACCCAGATATTTGGCGTGCCTTTCAATCGTTAACCCATTCATAA
- the yeiP gene encoding elongation factor P-like protein YeiP, protein MPKASEIKKNAAVEYNGKTYIVKDIDRSVPQGRAGGSLYRMRMYDVVTGHKLDETFKDSEMLNLADLIRRQAMFSYVDGDEYVFMDNEDYTPYSLNKQAIEDEVLFINEETAGIQVVLVDDAPVALDLPTNVELEVIETDPSIKGASATSRNKPAKLSTGVTIQVPEHISTGDKIKVNVEERKFAGRADHK, encoded by the coding sequence ATGCCTAAAGCCAGTGAAATTAAAAAAAATGCCGCGGTTGAATACAATGGTAAAACCTACATAGTGAAAGACATTGACCGTTCTGTTCCTCAAGGCCGAGCGGGTGGCAGTCTTTACCGTATGCGCATGTACGATGTGGTCACTGGTCACAAGCTGGATGAGACCTTTAAAGACTCTGAGATGTTGAATCTAGCGGATTTGATACGCAGACAAGCGATGTTTTCTTATGTTGATGGGGATGAATATGTCTTCATGGATAACGAAGATTACACGCCTTATAGCTTAAATAAGCAAGCTATAGAGGACGAAGTGCTGTTTATCAATGAAGAAACGGCAGGGATTCAAGTTGTGTTGGTAGACGACGCTCCTGTTGCGCTTGATTTACCAACCAATGTTGAGTTGGAAGTGATTGAGACAGATCCTTCTATTAAGGGGGCGTCTGCAACGTCACGTAATAAGCCTGCTAAATTATCAACAGGTGTGACTATCCAGGTGCCAGAGCACATTTCTACGGGTGATAAAATCAAAGTCAACGTTGAAGAGCGTAAATTCGCTGGCCGTGCTGACCATAAATAA
- a CDS encoding TIGR03842 family LLM class F420-dependent oxidoreductase, with the protein MEFGITFKGFVSPDRARNLVRQAEAAGFDYCWFYDSHILWRESFVAMAMCMEHTKTMRFGPCVTNPNIRDWSLAASLYASLAAQSNGRFDIGLGRGDSSMRVMGKKPATLARLAEFTQKVKAMVRGEEVEYGECASPVKFPWANGYELPVWIGAYGPKALATAGEVGDGLILQIGDPDLVKWFKDQTISAGEAIGRDMSNFKIQAAAPAYFGDMDYCIEHTKWFPAMVGNHVADIVEKYGSESGLVPRSLTDYIEKRRGYDYSKHGQSDNPYLDFITEDIVKSFCVLGTVEDHIAKIKDLEAVGTTQFNIYLDSGDEEEIIANYGRHIIPEFKKG; encoded by the coding sequence ATGGAATTTGGTATTACGTTTAAAGGTTTTGTAAGCCCTGATCGCGCTCGTAACTTAGTGCGCCAAGCTGAAGCCGCAGGTTTTGATTACTGCTGGTTTTATGATTCACACATTTTATGGCGTGAATCTTTTGTCGCAATGGCCATGTGTATGGAACACACAAAAACCATGCGATTTGGTCCTTGTGTAACCAACCCAAATATTCGTGACTGGTCATTAGCGGCCAGCTTATACGCCAGTTTAGCGGCACAAAGTAATGGTCGATTTGATATTGGTTTAGGTCGTGGTGATTCATCCATGCGCGTTATGGGCAAAAAACCAGCAACGTTGGCACGTTTGGCGGAATTCACTCAAAAAGTCAAAGCCATGGTACGTGGTGAAGAAGTGGAATACGGCGAATGTGCTTCTCCAGTGAAGTTTCCATGGGCAAATGGGTACGAATTGCCTGTTTGGATTGGCGCGTACGGACCAAAAGCATTAGCCACAGCGGGTGAAGTGGGTGATGGTTTGATTCTACAAATTGGCGACCCTGATTTGGTTAAATGGTTCAAAGACCAAACCATCAGTGCTGGTGAAGCCATTGGTCGAGATATGTCGAACTTTAAAATCCAAGCGGCGGCCCCTGCGTATTTTGGTGATATGGACTATTGTATTGAACACACTAAATGGTTCCCAGCGATGGTGGGTAACCATGTGGCCGATATTGTCGAAAAATACGGCAGTGAATCTGGCTTGGTGCCTCGTAGTCTAACGGATTACATCGAGAAACGTCGTGGTTACGATTACTCTAAACACGGTCAAAGTGATAACCCGTACCTAGACTTTATCACCGAAGACATTGTGAAAAGTTTCTGTGTACTGGGCACTGTTGAAGATCACATTGCCAAAATCAAAGACCTAGAAGCCGTAGGTACTACACAGTTTAACATCTACTTAGACAGTGGTGACGAAGAAGAAATCATCGCCAACTACGGCCGTCATATTATCCCTGAATTTAAAAAAGGCTAA